One stretch of Eupeodes corollae chromosome 2, idEupCoro1.1, whole genome shotgun sequence DNA includes these proteins:
- the LOC129944043 gene encoding autophagy-related protein 101, with protein MNARSQVFELTMEGRQVDEAISSIFHTVLFHRCLGKYMYTGETQYSIGTVGYTDVDCDFIDFTYVCCASDFLNRTVKRAINLFSEQLRSNDSSGSGQISLEFFQKKKSRWPFQQECIPWEVWTVRLDLIKYDNEDDRQLSRENVSDLLTEKVVYITEVMNREDYVPKTPIQNEIDLIFDTSYPDVQPYLFKFDYNTSGTNTPSVSNTMKKILRETLAL; from the coding sequence ATTCGAATTGACCATGGAAGGTCGGCAGGTTGATGAAGCCATATCTAGTATTTTTCATACAGTGTTGTTTCATCGGTGCTTGGGCAAATACATGTATACCGGCGAAACCCAATATTCAATTGGCACAGTCGGGTACACAGACGTAGATTGTGATTTCATTGATTTTACTTACGTATGTTGTGCCTCGGACTTTCTTAATCGCACTGTTAAGCGGGCTATCAATCTCTTTAGTGAACAACTTCGTAGCAACGATAGCAGCGGTTCTGGTCAAATCAGCTTAGAattctttcaaaagaaaaagagtCGCTGGCCTTTTCAACAGGAATGTATTCCATGGGAAGTGTGGACAGTTCGTTtggatttaattaaatatgacaACGAAGACGACCGCCAATTGTCCCGTGAAAATGTCAGCGATCTTTTAACCGAAAAGGTCGTATACATTACCGAAGTAATGAATCGCGAAGACTATGTCCCCAAGACAccaatacaaaatgaaatagaTCTTATTTTTGATACATCATATCCGGATGTTCAACCCTATTTGTTCAAGTTCGATTATAATACGTCGGGCACAAATACCCCATCAGTAAGCAACACTATGAAGAAAATACTAAGAGAGACGCTAGCTTTATGA